The Anas platyrhynchos isolate ZD024472 breed Pekin duck chromosome 3, IASCAAS_PekinDuck_T2T, whole genome shotgun sequence genome includes a window with the following:
- the NTPCR gene encoding cancer-related nucleoside-triphosphatase, whose translation MARHVFLTGPPGIGKTTLIQKVTQALRSSDVPIDGFYTEEVKEGGRRRGFDVVTLSGKRGPLSRVSSDSSASRREYRVGQYVVDLVSFEQLVLPVLRNVNHGSDSEKKICVIDEIGKMELFSQAFIRAVRETLTDPGTVVLGTIPVPKGKPLDLVEEIRSRKDVKVFNVSKENRNNILQDILAAVESCRK comes from the exons ATGGCCAGGCACGTTTTCCTCACGGGACCCCCAG GGATTGGAAAGACTACTTTGATCCAGAAAGTCACTCAGGCACTAAGATCCTCAGACGTTCCCATTGATGGATTTTACACAGAGGAAGTTAAAGAAGGTGGCAGAAGAAGAGGATTTGATGTTGTCACTTTATCTGGAAAACGAGGTCCTTTATCTAGAGTCAG TTCTGATTCTTCTGCTTCAAGACGTGAATATCGAGTTGGACAGTATGTTGTAGACCTCGTTTCATTTGAGCAGTTGGTTCTACCTGTGCTGAGAAAT GTAAACCACGGCAGCGATTCAGAGAAAAAGATCTGCGTCATAGATGAGATTGGTAAGATGGAGCTCTTCAGCCAGGCTTTTATTCGAGCTGTTCGGGAAACGCTGACCGACCCTGGCACCGTGGTACTTGGAACGATTCCAGTACCGAAGGGAAAGCCACTGGATCTTGTTGAAGAAATAAGAAGTAGGAAAGATGTTAAAGTGTTCAAT gttagcaaggaaaacagaaacaacattttGCAAGACATCTTGGCAGCGGTGGAGTCCTGCAGAAAATGA